In a single window of the Orbaceae bacterium lpD04 genome:
- a CDS encoding phosphatidate cytidylyltransferase, whose amino-acid sequence MIFTDLDLQLLLACIFTLLIVASLIGQLIAKFKCNNNNRKMIENLNQRINAWWIMSIVLLIAILIGTIGTLILFIFISFFALRECITLTPTQLGDHQALFWCFFILLPFQYLLIGLNWYGLFAIFIPVFGFLFIATRIAINGDTIDFLGRVAKIQWSMMIAVYCISYIPALLLLHIPNYEGQNIKLIMFLVIVVQLSDVLQYVFGKLFGRHAIVPKLSPNKTVEGFIGGVLSASLIGALLWWITPFDIWQAGLIAILMTLLGFCGGLCMSAIKRDRGIKDFGTIIEGHGGMMDRIDSLCFAAPVFFHIVRYFYT is encoded by the coding sequence ATGATATTTACAGATCTAGACTTACAATTACTATTAGCATGTATATTTACCTTGCTTATCGTTGCTAGCTTAATTGGTCAATTAATTGCTAAATTTAAGTGTAATAACAATAATAGAAAGATGATAGAAAACCTCAACCAGCGAATTAATGCTTGGTGGATAATGAGTATTGTATTACTTATCGCCATATTAATTGGTACGATTGGCACTCTAATTTTATTTATCTTTATTTCATTTTTTGCATTACGTGAGTGCATTACTTTAACGCCGACGCAACTCGGAGATCACCAAGCATTATTCTGGTGTTTTTTTATTTTATTGCCTTTTCAATATTTGCTGATAGGACTTAATTGGTACGGCTTGTTTGCTATCTTTATTCCCGTTTTTGGATTTTTATTTATTGCGACGCGAATTGCAATAAATGGTGACACGATTGATTTTCTAGGGCGAGTTGCAAAGATCCAATGGAGTATGATGATTGCCGTGTATTGTATTAGTTATATTCCAGCATTATTGTTATTACATATTCCAAACTACGAAGGACAGAATATTAAACTTATTATGTTTTTAGTCATTGTTGTACAACTTTCTGATGTTTTGCAATATGTATTTGGTAAATTGTTTGGGCGTCATGCCATTGTGCCTAAACTTAGCCCAAACAAAACGGTAGAAGGATTCATAGGGGGAGTTTTATCGGCTAGTCTGATTGGCGCATTGCTCTGGTGGATAACACCTTTTGATATTTGGCAAGCAGGATTAATTGCTATTTTGATGACATTATTGGGTTTTTGTGGTGGACTATGTATGTCAGCAATTAAACGCGATCGCGGTATTAAAGATTTCGGCACGATTATTGAAGGACATGGCGGGATGATGGATCGCATTGATTCATTATGTTTTGCAGCTCCCGTATTTTTCCATATTGTACGTTATTTCTATACATAA
- a CDS encoding GFA family protein, with protein MLTGSCLCGVIRYQITMDNHIDAVVFCHCKRCRKWSGSAFNSAIVIKANDLTFLTGQNKLKTFSINGVNRHFCHECGSNIFTSRDNNKESYRLRIGTLDMPIYPKQKIHIYTQDKANWDIICDGGTEFSESIK; from the coding sequence ATGTTAACAGGTAGTTGTTTGTGTGGCGTAATTCGTTATCAGATTACAATGGATAACCATATTGATGCTGTCGTATTTTGCCATTGTAAACGTTGTCGTAAATGGAGTGGTTCTGCATTCAACTCAGCAATAGTTATTAAAGCCAATGACTTAACTTTTTTAACAGGCCAAAATAAATTAAAAACTTTTTCAATTAATGGTGTTAATCGCCATTTTTGTCATGAATGTGGTTCAAATATCTTCACTTCAAGAGATAATAATAAAGAATCTTACCGCTTAAGAATCGGCACACTTGATATGCCAATTTATCCCAAACAAAAAATACATATTTATACTCAAGATAAAGCAAATTGGGACATTATTTGTGATGGTGGTACTGAGTTTAGCGAAAGTATAAAATAA
- a CDS encoding TatD family hydrolase, which yields MAKIIDNHCHFEQLTKREQKQALANYQVVGVASDCQSSLQLLALKKEYNDLSICLGIHPERINNYTDFLMVAELIETHCHQLVGIGEIGLPYFSLLKMSRAEQVRFSQQGLILFEKFVKLAAKLDQALNLHCVGDDTWQAISYLERYRIKNALFHWFAGSHELIAAIYEKGWFISVSPEVITNIKYQNQVKMIPKEILCLESDGPWLYQGQRGIPEMMIATAQKIALLFNCSLSEILQTSQRNAYQIWRIK from the coding sequence ATGGCTAAAATTATTGATAACCATTGCCATTTTGAACAATTAACTAAGCGAGAGCAGAAACAAGCTTTAGCTAATTATCAAGTGGTTGGCGTTGCATCTGACTGTCAAAGTTCCTTACAACTACTTGCTTTAAAAAAAGAATACAATGATTTGTCTATTTGCCTTGGGATCCACCCAGAGAGAATAAACAATTACACTGATTTTTTAATGGTAGCAGAGTTAATTGAAACACATTGTCATCAGTTAGTTGGAATTGGCGAAATAGGTTTACCCTATTTTAGTTTATTAAAAATGTCACGAGCTGAGCAAGTACGTTTTTCACAGCAAGGATTAATCCTATTTGAAAAATTTGTAAAATTAGCTGCTAAACTTGATCAAGCACTTAATCTTCATTGTGTTGGCGATGATACTTGGCAAGCGATTTCATATCTTGAACGTTATCGAATAAAAAATGCACTCTTCCATTGGTTTGCAGGTAGTCATGAGTTAATTGCGGCAATTTATGAAAAAGGGTGGTTTATTTCTGTTTCGCCAGAGGTAATAACTAATATCAAGTATCAAAATCAAGTAAAAATGATACCCAAAGAGATATTATGCTTAGAAAGTGATGGCCCATGGTTATATCAAGGTCAACGAGGAATACCCGAAATGATGATAGCGACTGCACAAAAAATCGCATTATTATTTAATTGCTCTTTGAGTGAAATACTACAAACAAGTCAGCGTAACGCATATCAAATTTGGCGAATAAAATAG
- a CDS encoding autotransporter outer membrane beta-barrel domain-containing protein, whose protein sequence is MDQSAGANHKLVNTSKEGDIDLGKIILEDLDGNSLASLVEHTVSQAGEVVADATYGYTLTNNNGLGVDYALSGLDILSGKTLTVDSSNSSSKILTASVNGTGNLVLITDDKGLTVNNSSSSYTGTTSVSGGTVSLGADGSLGATSGLTVNKDAGLNLGGHAQTVGSLTNSGKVALNNGTLTVSNSTTNSGVVDVTGGNLVLNGGSSSATGGLTGNGHLTVNSGSFAVSGANNELAGTTTINDAGEVVLSDKGTLGSSAVEVGGKLTLNGDNSLANTLTGAGTVTTNAGITLTGNNSQFNGTQVIGNAGTLTVNNANALGGDKASVSLSGKDSTLNLAGVTGDVANNVVGSAGNININNAANVNLTGDNSEFAGIYTVDGNSTLNVSTTANLGKGAITANSGSTLMLNGFNDGKTTELANLISGAGNIGLSSSSMTLGKDNKNLASFTGQINLHNSSTLAVVSDNQLNSTAGLNIASSKDTLAIASTGDFTLSNNLTGAGNIQVDTNNNTFNFGSNVGNAFAGTVDLNNTEFTLAGDNTTALTNANLVLSKGSNINVGDGVQKIDTLTTNGNDSKLVFNHITEENGIFNSEGTIEVNNLDLSGKANVIVNLPANVHPDISGNTVLQLDQGEEFLELVKAGNVTGSVSNLELKGANGQELPENQHQNMINNGSDVISADGYFNYKLTTGENVDGLHVSYGLVGLNLKGQGKDALILESIENRNNLGSSHLTAKVEGTGDLAIQGENQNTIITIENADNSYTGVTDVRSGILKLGTNNALGNTSELVINQNAKTDLNGMTQTIGKLTNNSTLDLNAGSLILLNGGSSTATNGLIGSGELSIQDGELIISGANDLLTANAIVNDTASITLNDQGSLGVGNISLSGNFNLNSDNSIANTLSGDGSVNVNANIALVGNNSNFNGIIDIADKGHLTSTAVNQLGSAAIKNEGNLLFNLNKDEILNNSISGTGQLEKEGNGTLTINASSTYTGKTDINAGALWINKNVTLGGTDAGDITIKEGAALNGAGTVNGNVINFGTLNVVNNAAAKSRELSDSTIANFTINNNLDNHSNINIGAEKTAGNMLTINGDYTGSDKSTIFMNTDLGDDETSVVDKLVISGHASGSTAIHITDIGSGAGGSTGKQGVKIIDTNSSDVDAFVLDNVVVKGAYEYLLNRDSTDQDWYLTSYKDIRADFGQYIANMDAIGKSLLPSFGAKPSGALAGGAGGLRSMDRIAKGDSDDSNSVWMINTAGRSRGEAAGGQIKYHYNEYSSVIGIDHTFYNDDVDNRSAFVFGVMTGTTYAKSSSNNRNTGSDGDGSVNGNTFGIYGSWFFDGDNPLSPFVDYYLSYGHYNNRVSTQGNDEDKYKSNVFSYTLQGGYPIALNDNWVFEPQAQISYLHYNIDNHTDHSGTNIDQSVKGNTVYRVGSYFYPMQGNIKPYVGVNLWYDNTRSTVQFDDTSVSSDKAGFMLESKVGVTAQIKNNFTVSGEINYRQGQNNSQNYSANIGLKYQF, encoded by the coding sequence TTGGATCAAAGTGCCGGTGCAAACCATAAACTAGTCAATACGTCCAAAGAGGGTGATATTGATTTAGGCAAAATTATTTTAGAAGATTTAGATGGTAATAGTTTAGCTTCTTTAGTTGAGCACACAGTTAGCCAGGCTGGAGAAGTCGTTGCAGATGCGACTTATGGCTATACATTAACCAATAACAATGGGCTTGGTGTTGACTATGCACTAAGTGGATTAGATATTCTATCAGGGAAAACATTAACTGTAGACAGTAGTAATTCGAGTAGCAAAATATTAACTGCATCAGTAAACGGAACTGGTAATTTGGTATTAATTACTGATGATAAAGGTTTAACGGTTAATAATAGTAGCAGTAGTTACACCGGTACGACCTCAGTCAGTGGCGGCACGGTAAGCTTAGGCGCAGATGGTAGCCTAGGTGCCACGAGTGGCTTAACGGTTAATAAAGATGCAGGCTTAAATTTAGGTGGTCATGCACAGACAGTTGGCAGCTTAACAAATAGCGGTAAGGTCGCGTTAAATAACGGTACGTTAACGGTGAGTAATAGCACAACGAATAGTGGTGTGGTTGATGTCACTGGCGGTAACTTAGTGTTAAATGGTGGTAGTTCATCAGCGACGGGCGGCTTAACAGGTAATGGTCATTTGACGGTTAACAGTGGCAGCTTTGCCGTGAGTGGCGCGAACAATGAGCTTGCAGGCACCACTACGATTAATGATGCTGGTGAAGTGGTATTAAGTGATAAAGGCACGCTGGGCAGTAGCGCAGTAGAGGTAGGCGGTAAATTAACGCTCAATGGTGATAATAGCTTAGCGAATACATTAACGGGCGCGGGCACCGTGACGACCAATGCCGGGATTACGTTAACAGGCAATAATAGTCAGTTTAACGGTACACAAGTGATTGGTAACGCAGGTACATTAACGGTAAACAATGCCAATGCCCTAGGTGGTGATAAAGCGAGTGTGAGTTTATCGGGTAAAGACTCAACGTTAAACTTAGCTGGCGTGACAGGTGATGTTGCTAATAATGTGGTTGGTAGTGCTGGTAATATAAATATTAACAACGCAGCAAATGTCAATTTAACCGGTGATAATAGTGAGTTTGCGGGTATTTATACGGTAGATGGTAACAGCACATTAAATGTGAGCACGACGGCGAACTTAGGTAAGGGCGCAATTACGGCAAACAGTGGCAGTACGTTAATGTTAAATGGCTTTAATGATGGTAAGACAACGGAACTGGCGAACTTGATTAGTGGCGCTGGTAACATTGGTTTATCAAGCAGTAGCATGACACTTGGTAAGGATAACAAAAACTTAGCGTCATTTACTGGTCAAATTAACTTACATAACAGCTCAACGTTAGCGGTAGTGTCTGACAATCAGCTTAATAGCACTGCAGGGTTAAATATCGCCTCATCGAAAGATACGTTAGCGATAGCAAGCACAGGTGACTTTACGTTATCAAATAATCTAACGGGTGCGGGTAATATTCAAGTTGATACGAATAATAATACCTTTAACTTTGGTAGTAATGTTGGCAACGCCTTTGCCGGTACCGTTGATTTAAATAATACCGAGTTTACTTTAGCTGGCGACAATACTACTGCCTTAACTAATGCTAATTTAGTATTATCTAAAGGCAGTAATATTAATGTAGGTGATGGTGTTCAAAAAATAGATACGCTAACTACGAATGGTAACGATAGCAAATTAGTGTTTAATCATATCACTGAAGAAAATGGTATATTTAACTCTGAAGGTACAATTGAAGTAAATAATTTAGATTTATCTGGAAAAGCAAATGTAATTGTTAATTTGCCTGCTAATGTACATCCAGATATTTCTGGGAATACAGTTTTACAGCTTGACCAAGGAGAGGAGTTCCTTGAGTTAGTTAAAGCTGGCAATGTAACTGGTTCGGTAAGCAATCTTGAATTGAAAGGTGCTAATGGTCAGGAATTGCCTGAAAATCAGCATCAAAATATGATTAATAATGGTAGTGATGTTATTTCAGCTGATGGCTATTTTAATTATAAATTAACAACCGGTGAAAATGTTGATGGTTTACATGTAAGTTATGGATTAGTTGGTTTAAATCTTAAGGGGCAAGGTAAAGATGCACTTATTCTTGAATCAATAGAAAATCGGAATAACTTAGGATCAAGTCATTTAACCGCGAAAGTTGAGGGTACTGGCGATTTAGCAATACAAGGTGAAAATCAAAATACGATTATAACTATTGAAAATGCTGATAATAGCTATACTGGCGTAACTGATGTTCGCTCTGGTATATTAAAACTAGGTACAAATAATGCACTAGGTAATACTTCTGAATTAGTAATTAATCAAAATGCTAAAACAGATCTTAACGGTATGACTCAAACTATTGGTAAATTAACGAATAATTCGACACTTGATCTGAATGCTGGTTCATTAATACTATTGAATGGTGGTAGTTCTACTGCGACTAATGGATTGATAGGGTCGGGTGAATTATCTATTCAAGATGGTGAATTAATTATTTCTGGCGCGAATGATTTATTAACTGCAAATGCAATCGTTAATGATACTGCTTCTATCACCTTAAATGATCAAGGTTCATTAGGTGTAGGTAATATTTCATTATCAGGTAACTTTAACCTAAATAGTGATAATAGTATTGCTAATACATTAAGTGGTGATGGCTCTGTTAACGTCAATGCAAATATTGCTTTAGTAGGTAATAATAGTAATTTTAATGGAATCATTGATATTGCTGATAAAGGTCATTTAACTTCAACCGCGGTCAACCAACTAGGTAGTGCAGCTATTAAAAATGAGGGTAACCTTTTATTTAATCTAAATAAGGATGAGATTTTAAATAATTCTATCAGCGGTACAGGTCAGCTGGAAAAAGAAGGTAATGGAACATTAACTATTAATGCATCAAGTACTTATACCGGTAAAACTGATATAAATGCCGGAGCATTATGGATAAATAAAAATGTTACATTAGGTGGCACTGATGCTGGTGATATCACAATTAAAGAAGGTGCAGCATTAAATGGTGCAGGTACAGTTAATGGTAATGTAATTAACTTTGGTACTTTAAATGTTGTAAATAATGCAGCTGCTAAATCAAGAGAGCTTTCTGATTCAACAATAGCTAACTTTACGATTAATAATAACTTAGATAATCACAGCAACATTAATATTGGCGCGGAAAAAACAGCCGGAAACATGCTAACCATAAATGGTGATTATACTGGTTCTGATAAGTCAACTATTTTTATGAATACAGATCTTGGCGACGATGAAACAAGTGTAGTGGATAAGTTGGTTATTTCTGGTCATGCTAGTGGATCGACAGCTATTCATATTACAGATATTGGTTCAGGTGCGGGTGGTTCAACAGGCAAGCAAGGTGTCAAAATTATCGATACTAATAGCTCTGATGTTGATGCTTTTGTGCTGGATAATGTTGTTGTTAAAGGTGCTTATGAGTACTTATTAAATCGTGATAGCACTGATCAAGATTGGTACTTAACATCGTATAAAGATATTCGTGCTGACTTTGGTCAATATATTGCGAATATGGATGCTATTGGTAAGTCATTACTTCCAAGCTTTGGTGCTAAACCATCAGGAGCATTAGCAGGTGGCGCTGGTGGTTTAAGATCGATGGATCGAATCGCTAAGGGTGATAGTGATGATTCTAATTCAGTATGGATGATTAATACTGCTGGTCGCTCTAGAGGGGAAGCTGCTGGAGGTCAAATTAAATACCATTATAATGAATATTCTTCAGTAATTGGTATTGATCACACCTTCTATAATGATGACGTTGATAATCGTAGTGCATTTGTATTTGGTGTTATGACAGGTACAACATATGCTAAATCATCATCAAATAATCGTAATACCGGTTCTGATGGTGATGGTAGTGTAAATGGTAATACATTTGGTATTTATGGTTCTTGGTTCTTTGACGGTGATAATCCATTAAGTCCATTTGTTGATTATTATCTTTCTTATGGACATTATAATAACCGAGTAAGTACTCAAGGTAATGATGAAGATAAATATAAATCTAATGTGTTTAGCTATACTTTACAAGGTGGGTATCCAATTGCATTAAACGATAATTGGGTATTTGAACCTCAGGCTCAAATTAGTTATTTACATTATAATATTGATAATCATACAGACCATTCAGGAACGAATATTGATCAATCAGTAAAAGGAAATACTGTTTATCGTGTTGGATCTTATTTCTACCCAATGCAAGGTAATATTAAACCTTATGTTGGTGTAAACTTATGGTATGACAATACTCGTTCAACAGTACAATTTGATGATACTTCAGTATCTTCAGATAAAGCTGGTTTTATGTTAGAAAGTAAAGTTGGTGTTACGGCACAAATAAAAAATAATTTCACAGTTTCTGGTGAAATTAATTATCGACAAGGACAAAATAATTCTCAAAATTATAGTGCTAATATTGGCTTAAAATACCAATTCTAA
- the dusA gene encoding tRNA dihydrouridine(20/20a) synthase DusA — protein sequence MKSTLNKFSIAPMLDWTDRHCRYFHRILTKQTLLYSEMVTTGAILFGKGDYLAFNQAEQPVSLQLGGSDPKALAQCAKLAEDRGYNEINLNVGCPSDRVQNGMFGACLMGNASLVAHCIKAMQDEVSIPVTVKTRIGIDEQDSYEFLCQFIEQIMPYSQSFIVHARKAWLSGLSPKENREVPPLDYERVYQLKKDYPQLMIAINGGIKTIEEIKTHLLHVDGVMVGREAYQNPMLLTNIDQQIFADSHPIISPIEAINLLYPYIEKELTQGAQLNHIMRHTFGIFNGRKGAKQWRRHLSENAHKKGAGIEVVETALQFILDNEDIINNG from the coding sequence ATGAAATCAACCCTTAATAAATTTTCCATTGCCCCGATGCTTGATTGGACAGATCGTCACTGTCGCTATTTTCATCGAATTTTGACTAAACAGACGTTACTTTATAGTGAAATGGTGACAACAGGGGCAATTTTATTTGGAAAGGGTGATTATTTAGCTTTTAATCAAGCAGAGCAGCCGGTTAGTTTGCAATTAGGCGGAAGCGATCCTAAAGCATTAGCACAATGCGCTAAATTGGCAGAAGATAGGGGTTATAATGAAATTAACCTTAACGTAGGTTGCCCCTCTGATCGAGTGCAAAATGGGATGTTTGGTGCTTGCTTAATGGGCAACGCAAGTTTAGTTGCTCATTGTATTAAGGCGATGCAAGATGAAGTGAGTATTCCTGTTACAGTAAAAACGCGGATTGGCATTGATGAGCAAGATAGTTATGAATTTTTATGTCAGTTTATTGAGCAGATCATGCCTTATAGTCAAAGCTTTATTGTACATGCACGTAAAGCGTGGCTATCGGGTTTAAGTCCTAAAGAAAATCGGGAAGTACCGCCACTTGATTATGAAAGAGTTTATCAACTTAAGAAAGATTATCCACAGTTAATGATTGCTATTAATGGTGGTATTAAAACAATCGAAGAAATTAAAACCCACTTACTTCATGTTGATGGCGTAATGGTGGGGCGTGAAGCTTATCAAAATCCGATGTTATTAACAAATATTGATCAACAAATTTTTGCTGATAGCCACCCAATAATCAGTCCAATTGAAGCAATTAATCTGCTATATCCTTATATTGAGAAAGAGCTAACGCAAGGAGCACAACTTAATCATATCATGCGTCATACATTTGGGATTTTTAATGGCAGAAAAGGCGCTAAACAATGGCGACGCCACTTAAGTGAAAATGCACATAAAAAAGGCGCTGGAATTGAAGTGGTTGAAACTGCATTACAATTTATTTTAGATAATGAAGATATAATTAATAATGGCTAA
- the prfC gene encoding peptide chain release factor 3, translating to MTEKAYLDEVATRRTFAIISHPDAGKTTITEKVLLFGNAIQTAGTVKGRGANAQHAKSDWMEMEKQRGISITTSVMQFPYANCLVNLLDTPGHEDFSEDTYRTLTAVDSCLMVIDAAKGVEDRTRKLMEVTRLRNTPILTFMNKLDRDIRDPMELLDEVESELNIMCAPITWPIGCGKLFKGVYHLAKDETYLYQSGKGHTIQEVRIIQGLNNPELDKAVGDDLAAQLRDELELVQGASNEFDSEAFLSGDLTPVFFGTALGNFGVDHMLDGLTAWAPTPQPRKTDKREVTATEEKFTGFVFKIQANMDPKHRDRVAFLRIVSGKYEKSMKLRHVRIGKDVTIADALTFMAGDREHVEEAYAGDIIGLHNHGTIQIGDTFTQGEDLKFTGIPNFAPELFRRIRLRDPLKQKQLLKGLVQLSEEGAVQVFRPLMNNDLIVGAVGVLQFDVVVARLKSEYNVEAIYEPINITTARWVECSDIKKLEEFKRKCELNLALDGGDNLSYIAPSMVNLNLTQERYPEVKFRKTREH from the coding sequence ATGACAGAAAAGGCTTATTTAGACGAAGTGGCAACTCGCCGCACTTTCGCAATTATTTCTCACCCCGATGCAGGTAAAACCACTATTACTGAGAAGGTTTTGCTATTTGGGAATGCAATTCAAACTGCTGGTACGGTTAAAGGCCGCGGCGCTAATGCACAGCATGCAAAATCAGACTGGATGGAAATGGAAAAACAACGTGGTATTTCGATCACCACCTCGGTTATGCAATTTCCTTATGCCAATTGTTTGGTTAATCTTCTTGATACACCAGGACATGAGGATTTCTCAGAAGATACTTATCGTACGTTAACTGCCGTAGACAGCTGCTTAATGGTCATTGATGCTGCAAAAGGGGTTGAGGATCGAACTCGTAAATTGATGGAAGTTACTCGTTTACGTAATACGCCAATTTTAACATTTATGAATAAACTTGACCGTGATATTCGTGATCCTATGGAGCTACTTGATGAAGTTGAAAGTGAACTTAATATCATGTGTGCTCCTATTACTTGGCCGATTGGTTGTGGGAAACTATTTAAAGGTGTATATCATTTAGCCAAAGATGAAACCTATCTTTATCAATCAGGTAAAGGGCACACTATTCAAGAAGTTCGAATTATTCAAGGGTTAAATAACCCAGAGCTTGATAAGGCTGTTGGCGATGATTTAGCTGCGCAATTACGCGACGAATTAGAACTAGTCCAAGGCGCATCAAATGAATTTGATTCAGAAGCTTTTCTATCAGGCGATCTTACACCTGTATTTTTTGGTACTGCATTAGGTAACTTTGGTGTTGATCATATGCTTGATGGTTTAACTGCTTGGGCACCAACACCTCAGCCTCGTAAAACTGATAAAAGAGAAGTAACGGCAACAGAAGAAAAATTTACCGGTTTTGTATTTAAAATCCAGGCGAATATGGATCCGAAGCATCGTGATCGGGTTGCTTTTTTACGTATTGTATCGGGTAAATATGAAAAGAGTATGAAGCTGCGTCATGTTCGAATTGGCAAAGATGTGACTATTGCTGATGCCTTAACTTTTATGGCGGGTGATCGTGAGCATGTAGAAGAAGCTTATGCCGGTGATATTATTGGTTTACATAATCATGGAACTATTCAAATTGGTGATACCTTTACTCAAGGTGAAGACTTGAAATTTACAGGGATCCCCAACTTTGCTCCTGAATTATTCCGCCGTATTCGCCTTAGAGATCCTCTTAAGCAGAAACAGTTACTAAAAGGCTTAGTACAATTATCAGAAGAAGGGGCTGTGCAAGTTTTTAGGCCATTGATGAATAATGATTTAATTGTTGGTGCGGTTGGTGTTTTACAATTTGATGTGGTTGTTGCGCGCTTAAAATCTGAGTATAACGTTGAGGCAATCTATGAACCTATTAATATCACAACGGCTCGTTGGGTTGAATGTAGTGATATTAAAAAGTTAGAAGAGTTCAAACGTAAATGTGAGCTCAATCTCGCTTTAGATGGTGGTGATAATTTAAGCTATATAGCGCCAAGTATGGTTAATTTAAATTTAACTCAAGAACGTTATCCTGAAGTCAAATTTAGAAAAACACGTGAACACTAG
- a CDS encoding lysophospholipid acyltransferase family protein, with product MKELIAKIVRIFLLMSCKLVTGIQARWLTEPNNYRCKIYYANHSSHLDGLLLWSCFPKYLRSSIYPVAAKDYWGKTSFKRFIASDVFNSVLITRSPNCRENPLSILEDLLTKQQSIILFPEGTRGDGQHVADFKSGLFHLAKHLPNVELVPVYLNNLNRVWPKGSKLLVPIICSAVFGLPIKPLDETETKESFLNRAKQALEELAP from the coding sequence GTGAAAGAATTAATTGCTAAAATTGTACGCATTTTTTTATTGATGAGTTGTAAATTAGTGACTGGTATTCAAGCTCGTTGGTTGACAGAGCCTAATAATTACCGTTGTAAAATTTATTATGCTAATCATTCCAGCCATTTAGATGGTTTATTGCTTTGGTCATGTTTTCCAAAGTATCTACGTTCGAGTATTTATCCTGTAGCAGCCAAAGATTATTGGGGTAAAACATCGTTCAAGCGATTTATTGCAAGTGATGTCTTTAACTCTGTTTTAATTACTCGTAGCCCTAATTGTCGCGAAAACCCACTGAGTATTTTAGAGGATCTTCTAACAAAACAGCAATCAATTATCCTTTTTCCTGAGGGTACACGAGGTGATGGTCAACATGTGGCTGATTTTAAAAGTGGTTTATTTCATTTAGCTAAGCATTTACCCAATGTAGAGCTTGTTCCGGTTTATTTAAATAATTTAAATCGAGTATGGCCTAAAGGCTCTAAATTATTAGTCCCTATTATTTGCTCAGCTGTTTTTGGATTGCCGATAAAACCTCTAGATGAAACTGAAACTAAAGAGAGTTTTTTAAATAGGGCGAAACAAGCATTAGAGGAACTCGCCCCATGA